One genomic region from Cyanobacteria bacterium GSL.Bin1 encodes:
- a CDS encoding FAD-dependent oxidoreductase has product MKYDVIVIGNTPVGRYAALMAVLWEARVALVTQEISFCAEANWLYHFTLGQLTQIAESWGNIQPLETLPIATYRQWTQEVIEIVQEETALVKLAAQGVDVIEGKGEFSRLPQQAFVVKQEMLRARGYLIATETIPMFPDLPNLSQMGYLTVSDLRKKQDLANLPQNLTIVGDCPSAVTLAQNLARLKKNITLAIKKSRLFSTEDQTISYLLQAQLEADGIHLLKSSPLSDCKEIETEKWLQLGKHAIKTDQLIIVPETAPYLEGLNLEGVNVKSRKHSLILNEKLRTTNPKIYACGSVIGGYSFLNLGQYEAKIALKNILFFPRHTVNYQDIPCLMSTHPPLARVGMTEAQAKRAFGEKVVVIEEYFKTNLLSIVQSETTGLLKIIVYQNGEILGGHILGKNADSLVSLIAIAMAKKIKMKQLATVSFPAPSISELISKAVQQWDDWYYQTHPLWRELRKRYFLIRRNWMR; this is encoded by the coding sequence ATGAAATACGATGTAATTGTTATTGGCAATACGCCAGTGGGGAGATATGCCGCGCTGATGGCGGTTTTGTGGGAAGCGCGAGTTGCCCTTGTGACACAAGAAATTTCCTTCTGTGCAGAAGCGAACTGGCTTTATCATTTTACCCTCGGGCAGTTAACGCAAATTGCTGAATCCTGGGGAAATATCCAGCCTTTAGAAACACTGCCAATCGCCACCTATCGACAATGGACACAAGAAGTCATTGAGATAGTTCAAGAAGAAACCGCCCTAGTGAAATTGGCGGCACAAGGCGTTGATGTCATTGAGGGGAAAGGAGAATTTTCTCGCTTACCCCAACAAGCTTTTGTCGTGAAGCAGGAAATGTTGCGTGCCCGTGGTTATTTAATCGCGACGGAAACCATTCCCATGTTTCCTGACCTTCCTAATTTATCCCAAATGGGGTATTTGACGGTCAGTGATTTAAGAAAAAAGCAAGACTTAGCCAACTTACCGCAAAATTTGACCATCGTTGGTGATTGCCCGTCTGCGGTTACTCTTGCTCAAAATCTCGCAAGACTGAAGAAAAATATTACATTAGCTATTAAAAAGTCTCGACTTTTTTCCACAGAAGATCAAACGATTAGTTATTTATTACAAGCCCAACTTGAAGCAGATGGTATCCATCTTTTAAAGTCGAGCCCCCTTTCTGATTGCAAGGAGATTGAAACAGAAAAATGGCTGCAATTGGGCAAACATGCGATTAAAACCGATCAATTAATTATTGTTCCGGAAACAGCACCCTACTTAGAAGGATTAAATTTAGAAGGAGTTAATGTCAAGTCGAGAAAACACAGTTTAATACTCAATGAAAAGCTACGAACTACCAATCCGAAAATTTATGCCTGTGGCAGTGTTATTGGTGGCTATTCTTTTCTGAATTTAGGTCAATACGAAGCAAAAATTGCACTCAAAAATATTTTATTTTTTCCTCGCCATACAGTAAACTATCAAGACATTCCTTGTTTGATGTCAACCCATCCGCCCTTAGCCAGAGTGGGAATGACAGAAGCACAAGCTAAACGAGCCTTTGGCGAAAAAGTGGTTGTCATTGAAGAATATTTTAAGACGAATCTTCTCAGTATTGTCCAGTCAGAAACAACGGGATTACTCAAAATAATTGTCTATCAAAATGGTGAAATTTTAGGGGGACATATTTTAGGGAAGAATGCTGATAGTTTAGTCAGTTTAATCGCGATCGCGATGGCGAAAAAGATCAAGATGAAACAACTGGCAACTGTCTCGTTTCCTGCACCCAGTATCTCAGAATTAATCTCAAAAGCCGTGCAACAATGGGATGATTGGTATTACCAAACTCATCCCTTGTGGCGAGAATTGAGAAAGCGTTATTTTCTCATCCGGCGCAATTGGATGCGGTGA
- a CDS encoding threonine-phosphate decarboxylase has protein sequence MTRPIHGGNLNWAAQIAGCSPSVILDFSASINPLGPPDSAISAIQRGLHRLKHYPDPNYVQLRETLGKWHHLAPEWILPGNGAAELLTWVGRELAGLETVYVLKPGFRDYTRALEAFGAKITPCPLEVEGMLQNPMQKQPLIFEPPAIKNCGLLLNNPHNPTGQLFSRREILPYLEQFALVVVDEAFMDFLPPDDQESLLADVEHYPNLVVLRSLTKFYSLPGLRIGYALTHPQRLQQWQQWRDPWSVNSLAEEAAIAVIQDTAFQEKTWQWLATARSRFYQALKSIPGLSPLPTAANFFLVATDLRASQLQAELLKHSQILIRDCLSFPELGEGYFRIAIRHPEENQKLQQALLAVTND, from the coding sequence ATGACACGACCAATACACGGAGGGAACTTAAACTGGGCAGCCCAAATCGCGGGATGTTCCCCCTCTGTGATATTGGATTTTTCCGCTAGCATTAACCCCCTGGGTCCCCCTGATAGTGCGATCAGTGCGATCCAACGGGGGCTTCATCGCTTAAAACACTATCCTGACCCCAATTATGTCCAACTGCGAGAAACATTGGGGAAATGGCATCATTTAGCACCCGAGTGGATCTTACCAGGAAATGGGGCAGCAGAATTACTGACTTGGGTTGGGCGCGAATTAGCAGGATTAGAGACAGTTTATGTGCTGAAACCTGGTTTTCGGGACTATACTCGCGCTTTAGAGGCGTTTGGGGCAAAAATTACGCCCTGTCCTCTTGAGGTAGAGGGAATGCTGCAAAACCCGATGCAGAAGCAACCATTGATTTTCGAGCCACCAGCGATAAAAAATTGTGGGCTGTTATTAAATAACCCCCATAACCCCACCGGTCAACTGTTCTCTCGGAGGGAGATTTTGCCTTATTTAGAACAGTTTGCTTTAGTTGTGGTCGATGAAGCATTTATGGATTTTTTACCGCCCGATGACCAAGAAAGTTTGCTCGCAGATGTAGAACACTATCCCAATTTGGTTGTGCTGCGATCGCTGACAAAATTTTATAGCCTGCCTGGACTTCGCATCGGTTATGCGCTTACTCATCCGCAACGATTACAACAGTGGCAGCAATGGCGCGATCCTTGGTCTGTAAACAGCTTAGCCGAGGAGGCAGCGATCGCGGTTATTCAAGATACGGCTTTTCAAGAAAAAACATGGCAATGGCTAGCCACAGCGCGATCGCGCTTTTATCAAGCTTTAAAAAGCATTCCGGGCTTATCCCCGCTTCCGACTGCAGCAAACTTCTTTCTTGTCGCCACCGATCTCCGTGCCTCTCAATTGCAAGCCGAACTGTTGAAACACTCTCAAATTCTGATCCGTGACTGTCTCAGTTTTCCCGAATTGGGCGAGGGCTATTTCCGCATCGCGATTCGTCACCCCGAAGAAAATCAGAAACTGCAACAAGCTCTTTTAGCAGTGACTAATGACTAA
- a CDS encoding DNA-binding protein produces the protein MNKGDLVDKIADRATVTKKQADAVLTAALETIMEAVSEGEKVTLVGFGSFERRERKAREGRNPKTGDKMEIPATSVPAFSAGKLFKERVAPEDKK, from the coding sequence ATGAATAAAGGTGATTTAGTCGATAAAATTGCCGATCGCGCAACTGTAACGAAAAAACAAGCCGACGCTGTCCTGACTGCTGCCCTAGAAACCATTATGGAAGCGGTATCGGAAGGGGAAAAAGTAACCTTGGTTGGTTTTGGTTCTTTTGAACGTCGGGAACGGAAAGCCCGGGAAGGTCGCAATCCCAAAACAGGGGATAAAATGGAAATTCCTGCAACCTCCGTCCCTGCTTTTTCTGCTGGGAAATTATTTAAGGAACGGGTTGCGCCTGAGGATAAAAAGTAA
- a CDS encoding AEC family transporter — MTVLLPAVVPVALIILIGAIAQRYLSLDRTTLSQLALYILIPALVGDKLYRTTVSPQGAMGLVTGFVITSALLYLIVLGINYSVKPPATVGKSLLATTIFGNVGNLGLPLNSFAFGDGGLERAIICLITSAILLFGVAPAVIKGGGWRYGISMTFKLPLFWAMIAGITFHLLQVEFPYRLDVGIEQLGRASIPIALLILGMQLASTRFALGKYELLASGLRLLVAPAIALGVGLSLSLTGLDLKVLVLQTAMPAAVNTVLMVGEFGGEADRTARTVVVSTLLSFISLPLILGILTELVG, encoded by the coding sequence ATGACTGTTCTTTTACCTGCTGTTGTCCCGGTGGCGCTGATTATTTTGATCGGCGCGATCGCGCAACGCTATCTCTCCCTTGACCGCACTACCCTTTCTCAACTCGCCCTCTATATTCTGATTCCAGCTTTGGTGGGAGATAAATTATATCGCACCACTGTCTCTCCCCAGGGAGCAATGGGATTAGTCACTGGTTTCGTCATCACTTCTGCTTTATTGTATTTGATCGTGTTAGGAATCAATTATTCGGTAAAGCCACCCGCAACAGTGGGAAAAAGCCTCCTTGCTACGACAATTTTTGGCAATGTGGGCAATCTAGGACTCCCCTTGAATAGTTTTGCTTTTGGCGATGGTGGATTAGAACGAGCAATTATTTGCTTGATTACCTCAGCAATTCTTTTATTCGGCGTTGCCCCTGCTGTCATTAAAGGCGGAGGCTGGCGCTATGGTATCAGCATGACCTTCAAATTACCCTTATTCTGGGCGATGATTGCCGGGATTACGTTTCATCTCCTGCAAGTGGAATTTCCCTATCGTTTAGATGTGGGCATTGAACAGTTAGGACGAGCGTCCATTCCCATTGCTTTACTCATTTTAGGGATGCAATTAGCGAGTACTCGTTTTGCCCTGGGAAAATATGAACTGTTGGCATCGGGGTTACGATTATTAGTTGCTCCCGCGATCGCGCTTGGCGTCGGATTATCATTATCATTAACCGGACTTGATCTCAAAGTGTTAGTTCTACAAACAGCCATGCCGGCGGCAGTGAATACCGTCTTGATGGTCGGGGAATTTGGGGGCGAAGCGGATCGCACCGCCCGGACAGTGGTCGTTTCTACCTTGTTGAGTTTTATCAGTTTACCCCTAATTTTGGGGATTCTGACCGAACTGGTAGGCTAG
- a CDS encoding DUF4926 domain-containing protein: MDLELYQEVALTRNFPEYQLQQGDIATLIDFVPHPTGGEMGCVLEVFNAIGESLKVITVPISAIKQLSDKDILSSRQLIQKT, encoded by the coding sequence ATGGATTTAGAACTCTATCAAGAAGTTGCACTAACCCGTAACTTTCCTGAATACCAACTCCAACAAGGAGATATTGCTACACTGATCGATTTTGTTCCTCACCCCACAGGAGGTGAAATGGGCTGTGTTTTAGAAGTATTTAACGCTATTGGCGAATCACTGAAAGTCATAACGGTTCCTATCTCCGCCATTAAACAATTAAGTGACAAGGACATTTTAAGCAGCCGACAACTGATTCAGAAAACATGA